From the Prunus dulcis chromosome 4, ALMONDv2, whole genome shotgun sequence genome, one window contains:
- the LOC117624610 gene encoding oxygen-evolving enhancer protein 3, chloroplastic-like, which yields MAQAMASMSGLHGSSQAVLEGSLHLSGSSRLNIASSTNRLAVTKSGFAIRAQQAPAEPETSRRAMLGLVAAGLASGSFVQAVLAEAKPIKVGPPPPPSGGLPGTLNSDEARDLDLPLKERFFIQPLTPAQAAQRAKESAKEIVAVKEYIDKKAWPYVQNDLRLRASYLRYDLKTVISAKSKTEKEPLKELTGKLFKDIDNLDHAAKIKSTPEAEKYYAATVSSLNDVIAKLG from the exons ATGGCACAAGCTATGGCTTCAATGTCTGGCCTACATGGTTCATCCCAGGCTGTGTTGGAAGGCAGCCTTCATCTAAGTGGCTCATCACGCTTGAACATAGCCAGCAGCACCAACAGGCTAGCTGTGACCAAGTCCGGGTTCGCCATAAGAGCCCAGCAAGCGCCTGCAGAGCCTGAAACTAGCCGTAGAGCCATGCTTGGTCTTGTGGCCGCTGGTTTGGCCTCTGGTTCTTTTGTCCAAGCTGTGCTTGCAGAGGCTAAGCCCATCAAAGTTGGTCCACCTCCACCCCCTTCCGGCGGATTAC CTGGAACTCTAAACTCGGATGAGGCAAGAGACCTTGACCTGCCATTGAAGGAGAGGTTCTTCATCCAACCCTTGACCCCAGCTCAGGCTGCACAGAGGGCAAAGGAGTCAGCCAAGGAAATTGTTGCTGTGAAGGAGTACATAGACAAGAAGGCTTGGCCTTATGTCCAGAACGATCTTCGTCTCAGGGCCTCGTATCTCCGATATGACCTCAAGACTGTGATTTCTGCCAAATCCAaaacagagaaggaaccacTCAAGGAACTCACTGGAAAGCTCTTCAAGGACATTGACAAT TTGGACCATGCAGCAAAGATCAAGAGCACCCCAGAAGCAGAGAAGTACTATGCGGCGACTGTATCTTCCCTGAATGATGTTATTGCAAAGCTTGGCTAA